One segment of Curtobacterium sp. MR_MD2014 DNA contains the following:
- a CDS encoding S1C family serine protease produces the protein MNENPADDQRATDRPGWEAPHADRDTLRPAYAFDGSGPWLYGTDGSGPYAYTPDGRGPYLLGSAALGGPTDPRPGTASTSTAAAGATAGSTPWGWTSGAAAANHPGAKRPRRLGLVIGSGVAALAIIGAAGGTALGLSSQGTTTTSSQSQGTTTLPGGGSGTSGGTNGFTVPGYGNGSGSDGSSGSGSGTGTGTGTGTQTAATPATAAQTKGVVTIDTVMNYDTSSQAAGTGMVLTSDGFVLTNNHVVQGATSIAVTDETTGKQYRAEVVGTDATHDVAVLKLQDASGLSTVTLDDDGEPSTGDAVTDVGNAEGTGNLVAAAGTVTALDQDIQVQSESGTGTESLQGLIEVAAQIVPGDSGGPVLDSEGEVVGMATAASSGSAEVTGYAIPITTAKAIADKILAGESSDTVTIGLPAFLGVEVGSTATTQTTAGVPVAGTVDGSGAAAAGLVAGDTITSLDGTAVTSNDALTSAIRSHAVGDRVQVGYTDASGTAHTVTVTLTAGPAA, from the coding sequence ATGAACGAGAACCCCGCCGACGACCAGCGCGCGACCGACCGTCCCGGCTGGGAGGCCCCGCACGCCGACCGCGACACCCTCCGCCCGGCGTACGCCTTCGACGGCAGCGGCCCGTGGCTGTACGGCACCGACGGCTCGGGGCCGTACGCCTACACCCCGGACGGTCGCGGCCCGTACCTGCTCGGCAGCGCGGCCCTCGGCGGTCCCACGGACCCGCGTCCCGGTACCGCGAGCACGAGCACGGCGGCAGCAGGCGCGACGGCCGGCAGCACCCCCTGGGGCTGGACCTCGGGCGCGGCGGCAGCGAACCACCCCGGCGCGAAGCGCCCCCGGCGGCTCGGACTCGTCATCGGCTCGGGCGTCGCGGCGCTGGCGATCATCGGCGCGGCCGGCGGGACGGCGCTCGGCCTGTCCTCGCAGGGCACCACGACCACGTCGAGCCAGTCGCAGGGCACCACGACGCTGCCGGGCGGTGGCTCCGGCACGAGCGGTGGGACGAACGGTTTCACCGTGCCCGGGTACGGGAACGGCTCGGGCAGCGACGGCAGCAGCGGCAGCGGCAGCGGTACCGGCACGGGCACGGGCACGGGCACGCAGACCGCCGCGACCCCGGCGACCGCGGCCCAGACGAAGGGCGTCGTGACGATCGACACCGTGATGAACTACGACACCTCGTCGCAGGCCGCGGGCACCGGCATGGTCCTCACCTCGGACGGCTTCGTCCTGACGAACAACCACGTGGTGCAGGGCGCCACGAGCATCGCGGTCACCGACGAGACGACCGGCAAGCAGTACCGGGCCGAGGTCGTCGGCACCGATGCCACGCACGACGTGGCCGTGCTCAAGCTTCAGGACGCGTCCGGCCTGTCCACGGTGACGCTCGACGACGACGGCGAACCGTCGACGGGTGACGCGGTGACGGACGTCGGCAACGCGGAGGGCACGGGCAACCTCGTCGCCGCCGCGGGCACGGTCACCGCCCTCGACCAGGACATCCAGGTGCAGAGCGAGTCCGGCACGGGCACGGAGTCGTTGCAGGGCCTGATCGAGGTCGCCGCGCAGATCGTCCCGGGCGACTCCGGCGGTCCGGTCCTGGACAGCGAGGGCGAGGTGGTCGGCATGGCCACCGCGGCGTCGTCGGGCTCCGCCGAGGTCACCGGGTACGCGATCCCGATCACGACCGCGAAGGCCATCGCGGACAAGATCCTCGCCGGGGAGTCCTCGGACACCGTCACGATCGGCCTGCCGGCGTTCCTCGGCGTCGAGGTCGGCTCGACCGCGACGACGCAGACCACCGCGGGTGTGCCGGTCGCCGGGACCGTCGACGGTTCGGGCGCCGCAGCAGCGGGACTGGTCGCCGGCGACACCATCACGAGCCTCGACGGCACGGCGGTCACGAGCAACGACGCACTGACGTCCGCGATCCGCTCGCACGCCGTCGGTGACCGGGTGCAGGTCGGCTACACCGATGCATCGGGCACGGCGCACACCGTGACGGTGACCCTGACCGCAGGCCCCGCCGCCTAG
- a CDS encoding MFS transporter → MSGATGSIPTTGSVPVPVSRVAPWAMVWGAVFVCSWGGNQFSPLLLMYEERAHYSSVLVNVFLGVYVLGLAPALLVAGSLSDRHGRKPLMLVGIAAAVVGSGLLALGPFGPGFLAAGRLFSGITVGVAMAVGNSWVKELSQGRHDPSADAGSGARRASLAFTLGSGIGALVAGGIAQWGPVPEVLPFLVHICVAAPFALVVWRAPETAVNGGLAGPWWRQLAIPSAGHRRFTRVVVVAAPWIFGSAAIGYGYLPTRLAGATGPWGLVFATAATVVALGVSSAVQPLAKRVHSVSSARGLVTAVAVMTVGIGVVLLAVELQSVWVGLAANVVIGVGMGTALVSSLLEVQRIAGSRDLAGLTGAFYAVAYSGFLAPAVIAAIAGGAGVPVSVILAVVVGLGVVSWVALLVSSKRYVPEG, encoded by the coding sequence GTGAGCGGCGCGACCGGGAGCATCCCGACCACCGGCTCCGTGCCGGTGCCGGTCAGCCGGGTCGCCCCGTGGGCGATGGTCTGGGGCGCGGTCTTCGTGTGCTCGTGGGGCGGCAACCAGTTCTCGCCGCTGCTGCTCATGTACGAGGAGCGGGCGCACTACTCGTCCGTGCTCGTCAACGTCTTCCTCGGGGTCTACGTCCTCGGGCTCGCACCCGCGCTGCTCGTCGCCGGGTCGCTCTCGGACCGGCACGGGCGGAAGCCGCTCATGCTCGTCGGCATCGCCGCGGCCGTCGTCGGCAGCGGACTCCTGGCACTCGGGCCGTTCGGACCCGGCTTCCTCGCGGCCGGCCGGCTGTTCTCCGGCATCACGGTCGGCGTCGCGATGGCGGTCGGCAACAGCTGGGTGAAGGAGCTCTCGCAGGGCCGCCACGACCCCTCGGCCGATGCCGGCTCCGGGGCACGGCGCGCGTCGCTGGCCTTCACGCTGGGATCCGGGATCGGTGCCCTCGTCGCCGGTGGGATCGCGCAGTGGGGGCCGGTGCCCGAGGTCCTGCCGTTCCTCGTGCACATCTGCGTCGCGGCACCGTTCGCCCTCGTCGTGTGGCGAGCGCCGGAGACCGCGGTGAACGGTGGCCTCGCCGGTCCGTGGTGGCGGCAGCTCGCGATCCCGAGTGCCGGGCACCGACGCTTCACGCGGGTGGTCGTCGTCGCGGCACCGTGGATCTTCGGGTCCGCTGCGATCGGCTACGGGTACCTGCCGACCCGGCTCGCGGGAGCGACCGGTCCGTGGGGCCTGGTGTTCGCGACCGCCGCGACCGTCGTCGCCCTCGGGGTCTCGAGCGCGGTGCAGCCGCTCGCCAAGCGCGTGCACTCGGTGTCCTCGGCGCGCGGGCTCGTCACCGCCGTCGCCGTGATGACCGTCGGGATCGGGGTCGTGCTCCTGGCGGTGGAGCTGCAGTCGGTGTGGGTCGGGCTCGCGGCGAACGTGGTGATCGGCGTCGGGATGGGGACCGCGCTCGTGTCCTCGTTGCTCGAGGTCCAGCGGATCGCCGGGTCGCGCGACCTCGCCGGCCTGACGGGAGCGTTCTACGCGGTGGCGTACAGCGGGTTCCTGGCGCCGGCGGTCATCGCGGCGATCGCGGGCGGTGCCGGGGTCCCGGTGTCGGTGATCCTGGCCGTCGTGGTCGGGCTCGGGGTGGTGTCGTGGGTGGCGCTGCTGGTGTCGTCGAAGCGGTACGTGCCGGAGGGCTGA
- a CDS encoding FecCD family ABC transporter permease: MTAVRRELAVLGAVVVLLVALVLVGLGVGEIPLSPLQVAGALVGHGDTVSDFVVGQLRGPRVAGAVLVGAALGAAGGIVQSVVRNPIASPDVIGITSGASASGLTAIVLFGASGGVLFGSVVVGALLVSVVIAALSWRRGITGNRVVLVGIGVAAICLSITGWMLTAGSVQQAGTALLWLSGSLNAVDRTLVGILAVAVVLLLAAALAQSRRLTVLALGDEVAAALGLRPDRAKSLLLLTAVGLTAGAVATAGPVAFVALMAAPIGRRLVGNGRVALGVVAAVGAVVTLASDLLAQFAIPGNALPVGVVTGVVGAPYLLWLLARGR; the protein is encoded by the coding sequence GTGACCGCGGTCCGTCGCGAGCTCGCCGTCCTCGGCGCGGTGGTCGTGCTCCTGGTCGCCCTCGTGCTCGTCGGGCTCGGGGTGGGGGAGATCCCGCTCTCGCCGCTGCAGGTCGCCGGCGCCCTGGTCGGACACGGCGACACCGTGTCGGACTTCGTGGTCGGGCAGCTCCGCGGCCCCCGGGTCGCCGGTGCCGTGCTGGTCGGTGCCGCGCTGGGCGCCGCCGGCGGCATCGTGCAGAGCGTCGTCCGCAACCCCATCGCGAGCCCCGACGTCATCGGCATCACGTCGGGCGCGAGTGCCTCGGGGCTGACGGCGATCGTGCTCTTCGGGGCGAGCGGCGGTGTGCTCTTCGGGTCCGTCGTCGTCGGCGCCCTGCTCGTGTCGGTCGTCATCGCCGCGCTCTCCTGGCGTCGGGGGATCACCGGCAACCGCGTCGTCCTGGTCGGCATCGGGGTGGCGGCGATCTGCCTCAGCATCACCGGCTGGATGCTGACCGCGGGCAGCGTCCAGCAGGCGGGCACCGCGCTCCTCTGGCTCTCGGGCAGCCTGAACGCGGTGGACCGCACCCTCGTCGGCATCCTCGCGGTCGCCGTCGTCCTGCTCCTGGCCGCTGCGCTCGCGCAGTCCCGCCGGCTGACGGTCCTCGCGCTCGGGGACGAGGTGGCCGCAGCCCTCGGACTCCGGCCCGACCGCGCGAAGTCGCTCCTGCTCCTCACCGCCGTCGGCCTCACCGCGGGAGCGGTCGCGACGGCGGGCCCGGTCGCCTTCGTCGCGCTGATGGCGGCACCGATCGGACGCCGTCTCGTCGGCAACGGGCGGGTCGCGCTCGGCGTCGTCGCGGCCGTCGGCGCGGTCGTCACGCTCGCGAGCGACCTGCTGGCGCAGTTCGCGATCCCCGGCAACGCCCTGCCGGTCGGTGTGGTCACGGGCGTGGTCGGGGCGCCGTACCTGCTCTGGCTCCTCGCACGCGGGCGGTAG
- a CDS encoding NUDIX domain-containing protein, whose product MPDVTPPGPPPGPRDPGDAWAVGPDGTKAWGRFGAAGLLVDDGAGRVLLQHRVEWSHHGGTWGIPGGARHQDEDAVTAALRESAEEAGVPEDGIDLRHAAVLDLGFWTYTTVVGRARRPFEPVIADRESLALSWVPVAEVDALPLHPGFGASWPALRGAIETVPHVVVDAANVVGSVPDGWWKDRAGAAERLLSSVAALAGRGVGAGELGLPFARWWPRWTVVLEGEARAAGAGAGAAGTAAGAVGAGDLGGAADSVGVVRAEGPGDDAIVEAARSALGDGHAPVVVVTADRELRTRVEALGAEVRGPGWFREQ is encoded by the coding sequence GTGCCTGACGTGACCCCTCCCGGACCGCCGCCCGGACCCCGCGACCCCGGCGACGCGTGGGCCGTCGGACCGGACGGCACCAAGGCCTGGGGACGCTTCGGCGCGGCCGGCCTGCTCGTCGACGACGGTGCCGGCCGGGTGCTCCTGCAGCACCGCGTCGAGTGGAGCCACCACGGCGGCACGTGGGGGATCCCCGGTGGTGCACGCCACCAGGACGAGGACGCCGTCACCGCCGCGCTCCGGGAGTCCGCGGAGGAGGCCGGGGTGCCCGAGGACGGCATCGACCTGCGGCACGCCGCCGTGCTCGACCTGGGCTTCTGGACCTACACGACCGTCGTCGGTCGCGCCCGCCGCCCGTTCGAGCCGGTGATCGCGGACCGCGAGAGCCTCGCGCTGTCGTGGGTCCCCGTCGCCGAGGTCGACGCGCTGCCCCTGCACCCGGGCTTCGGTGCCTCGTGGCCGGCCCTGCGCGGCGCGATCGAGACGGTCCCGCACGTGGTGGTGGACGCGGCGAACGTCGTCGGCAGCGTGCCGGACGGCTGGTGGAAGGACCGTGCGGGCGCGGCGGAGCGGCTGCTGTCGTCCGTGGCGGCGCTCGCCGGACGGGGCGTGGGCGCGGGGGAGCTCGGGTTGCCCTTCGCCCGCTGGTGGCCGCGGTGGACGGTGGTGCTCGAGGGCGAGGCACGGGCGGCCGGCGCGGGTGCCGGTGCTGCGGGCACGGCGGCGGGTGCCGTCGGTGCCGGCGACCTCGGCGGTGCGGCCGACTCGGTCGGGGTCGTCCGCGCCGAGGGTCCCGGCGACGACGCGATCGTCGAGGCCGCCCGGTCGGCGCTCGGCGACGGACACGCACCGGTCGTCGTCGTCACGGCGGACCGGGAGCTCCGTACCCGGGTCGAGGCCCTGGGCGCCGAGGTCCGCGGCCCCGGCTGGTTCCGCGAGCAGTAG
- a CDS encoding RNA-binding S4 domain-containing protein, whose product MEKARVDSWIWAVRITKTRSAATSACKAGHVRVNGERAKPAQPIAPGDEVRVRQHGFDRIVVVTGIILKRTSATEAAKHFEDRTPPRLPREEAGFVPTRDRGAGRPSKRERRDLEKLRGH is encoded by the coding sequence ATGGAGAAGGCGCGCGTCGACAGCTGGATCTGGGCGGTGCGGATCACGAAGACCCGGTCCGCCGCGACCAGTGCGTGCAAGGCCGGCCACGTCCGGGTGAACGGGGAACGTGCGAAGCCGGCGCAGCCGATCGCCCCCGGGGACGAGGTGCGGGTCCGTCAGCACGGGTTCGACCGCATCGTCGTCGTGACGGGCATCATCCTCAAGCGGACGAGCGCGACCGAGGCGGCGAAGCACTTCGAGGACCGGACCCCGCCCCGGCTCCCCCGCGAGGAGGCCGGGTTCGTCCCGACCCGGGACCGAGGCGCCGGTCGTCCGAGCAAGCGGGAGCGCCGCGACCTCGAGAAGCTCCGCGGCCACTGA
- a CDS encoding FecCD family ABC transporter permease codes for MRASSPVTPAVRPRPAPASRSRLVGAALLAVAALVVAVALSVAFGSRPIPLGTVLDVVLHPHRDDEVGLIVLGNRVPRTVVGLLAGAALGVAGAVMQGVTRNPLADPSILGINAGAALAVVVGIAVFGISGTAAYLPFAFVGAGLAALLVYGIAAVARRGLSPVGLALAGAVVAAALSSVTTAVLVSSQSLLDQLRFWQVGALAGKDLGTAGVVAVPVLVGLVVAAGLGRSLNTLALGDELAASLGQRVVLVRIVGGVVTVLLAGSAVAAAGPIAFVGLAVPHAVRRLSGPDQRWTILLSALVAPALLLVADVIGRVVAYPGELQVGIVTALIGAPVFIWLVRSRVVTGL; via the coding sequence ATGCGCGCGTCCTCACCCGTCACCCCTGCAGTCCGGCCCCGCCCGGCACCCGCCTCGCGGTCCCGTCTCGTCGGGGCAGCGCTGCTCGCCGTCGCCGCCCTGGTGGTGGCCGTCGCGCTCTCCGTGGCGTTCGGCTCGCGCCCGATCCCGCTCGGCACCGTCCTCGACGTCGTCCTGCACCCGCACCGGGACGACGAGGTGGGACTCATCGTGCTCGGCAACCGCGTCCCGCGTACCGTCGTGGGGCTGCTCGCCGGCGCCGCGCTCGGGGTGGCCGGTGCCGTGATGCAGGGCGTGACCCGGAACCCGCTGGCCGACCCGAGCATCCTCGGCATCAACGCCGGAGCAGCCCTCGCCGTGGTCGTCGGGATCGCGGTGTTCGGCATCAGCGGGACCGCCGCGTACCTGCCCTTCGCCTTCGTCGGGGCCGGGCTCGCGGCGCTGCTCGTCTACGGCATCGCGGCCGTCGCCCGGCGGGGCCTGTCGCCGGTGGGCCTCGCGCTCGCCGGAGCGGTCGTCGCCGCCGCCCTGTCGTCGGTCACCACGGCGGTCCTCGTGTCGAGCCAGAGCCTGCTCGACCAGCTGCGCTTCTGGCAGGTCGGAGCGCTCGCCGGCAAGGACCTCGGCACCGCCGGCGTCGTGGCCGTCCCCGTCCTCGTCGGACTCGTCGTGGCCGCCGGCCTGGGGCGCTCCCTGAACACCCTCGCGCTCGGGGACGAGCTCGCCGCGTCGCTCGGGCAGCGGGTCGTGCTCGTCCGCATCGTCGGCGGTGTCGTGACGGTCCTGCTCGCGGGGTCCGCGGTGGCAGCCGCCGGACCGATCGCGTTCGTCGGCCTCGCCGTCCCGCACGCCGTCCGCCGACTGAGCGGGCCCGACCAGCGCTGGACGATCCTCCTGTCCGCCCTCGTCGCACCCGCCCTCCTGCTCGTCGCCGACGTGATCGGGCGGGTCGTCGCGTACCCGGGGGAGCTGCAGGTCGGCATCGTGACCGCGCTCATCGGTGCCCCGGTGTTCATCTGGCTCGTCCGGTCGCGGGTGGTGACCGGCCTGTGA
- a CDS encoding GntR family transcriptional regulator → MSDTSTEVSAAGRAYEHVKRAIIRGDLPGGTAISENVLCREIGVSRTPVHEAFLRLAAEDLILLGARRGAVVRPMSPNEAADVLEVREAIESTAATRVVTDGRVPELAPLLQAELAEQEAAVAAGDVDRFVERDAAFHGAVVAASRNAIAVRFARTLGDRQQRLRHQLMRVRPEQLQASLDEHRALAAALDDGDAERYAAVLRAHVASHRGAL, encoded by the coding sequence GTGAGCGACACCAGCACCGAGGTCTCCGCCGCAGGACGGGCGTACGAGCACGTCAAGCGGGCGATCATCCGCGGCGACCTGCCGGGCGGCACGGCGATCAGCGAGAACGTGCTCTGCCGGGAGATCGGCGTCTCGCGGACACCCGTGCACGAGGCGTTCCTGCGCCTGGCGGCCGAGGACCTCATCCTGCTCGGCGCCCGCCGGGGCGCCGTCGTGCGCCCGATGTCCCCGAACGAGGCGGCGGACGTGCTCGAGGTGCGTGAGGCGATCGAGTCGACCGCGGCGACCCGCGTCGTCACCGACGGCCGCGTGCCGGAACTGGCACCGCTCCTCCAGGCCGAGCTGGCGGAGCAGGAGGCGGCGGTGGCCGCCGGGGACGTCGACCGCTTCGTCGAGCGGGACGCGGCGTTCCACGGCGCCGTCGTCGCGGCGTCGCGGAACGCGATCGCCGTCCGCTTCGCGCGGACGCTCGGCGACCGGCAGCAGCGGCTGCGGCACCAGCTGATGCGCGTTCGACCGGAGCAGTTGCAGGCGTCGCTCGACGAGCACCGGGCGCTCGCCGCGGCCCTCGACGACGGGGACGCCGAGCGGTACGCGGCGGTCCTCCGAGCGCACGTCGCGTCCCACCGGGGCGCGCTGTGA
- a CDS encoding J domain-containing protein, protein MTDSPADATPYEVLGVPATADDDALRRAYRRAARETHPDLGGDARRFRQVQIAWERIGTPAARRAYDAGSRTSTPSAASGPSGSSVWSHDGQGFAPPTARRDSRPRARSYGHPGGRSREVFLQAEREWVGLGDPVEDPYEPALVRSAPRHIRRLLAEALAEEATASIIAGMGIGVTVWHDLDAGAEGKLDHAVLTPSGLWAVESIDWGAPVRIEHGDIAGETLAPGERPVKELVRAARAVQKQTRVKFTGRLMVVPDSAVDEDVQVVGSARKPTALVVRRSALGQVLNGVFSPEGSVDVFDVRDRLQQTVRFV, encoded by the coding sequence ATGACCGACAGCCCGGCCGACGCCACCCCGTACGAGGTCCTCGGCGTCCCCGCGACCGCCGACGACGACGCGCTCCGCCGTGCGTACCGTCGTGCCGCTCGCGAGACCCACCCCGACCTCGGTGGAGACGCCCGGCGCTTCCGCCAGGTGCAGATCGCGTGGGAGCGCATCGGGACCCCGGCTGCCCGCCGGGCGTACGACGCGGGCTCCCGCACGTCGACCCCCAGCGCAGCGTCCGGTCCGTCCGGGTCCTCGGTCTGGTCGCACGACGGCCAGGGGTTCGCGCCCCCGACGGCTCGGCGCGACTCCCGGCCGCGGGCGCGCTCGTACGGGCACCCGGGTGGTCGTTCCCGCGAGGTCTTCCTGCAGGCCGAACGCGAGTGGGTCGGCCTCGGCGACCCCGTCGAGGACCCGTACGAGCCGGCGCTGGTCCGCTCCGCGCCGCGGCACATCCGCCGACTGCTCGCCGAGGCCCTCGCGGAGGAGGCGACGGCGTCGATCATCGCGGGGATGGGCATCGGCGTGACCGTGTGGCACGACCTCGACGCCGGTGCCGAGGGCAAGCTCGACCACGCCGTGCTGACCCCGAGCGGACTCTGGGCCGTCGAGTCGATCGACTGGGGCGCTCCCGTGCGCATCGAGCACGGTGACATCGCCGGCGAGACCCTGGCGCCGGGCGAGCGTCCGGTCAAGGAGCTCGTGCGGGCAGCCCGAGCGGTGCAGAAGCAGACCCGCGTGAAGTTCACCGGACGGCTGATGGTCGTGCCGGACTCCGCCGTCGACGAGGACGTCCAGGTCGTCGGGTCGGCGCGCAAGCCCACCGCGCTCGTGGTCCGTCGCAGTGCGCTCGGTCAGGTCCTGAACGGGGTGTTCTCCCCGGAGGGCTCGGTCGACGTGTTCGACGTCCGCGACCGCCTGCAGCAGACCGTCCGCTTCGTCTGA
- a CDS encoding phosphotransferase enzyme family protein, which yields MERVTRADDRVHRPAGPWTPTVHRLLAHLHEQGFVAAPEPIAVGDALETVSFVPGTAGNYPWSTEIASEAALVTSARLLRQYHDVAATYPRDDAVDVWSQAERLPVETIVHGDFAPYNCVYDGIAAVGLIDFDTAHPGPRVWDVASAVYRFAPFTTGLVEGSSAPGLDERLDRAAEFCRAYGLDDRSRGVLVETITASLVALVTTMETEAAAGNPKFLSDLEHGHADLYRADVAWIESHADLIRAAVTAD from the coding sequence ATGGAGCGTGTCACCAGAGCCGACGACCGTGTGCACCGCCCTGCGGGGCCCTGGACACCGACGGTGCACCGGCTGCTCGCGCACCTGCACGAGCAGGGCTTCGTCGCGGCACCCGAACCGATCGCCGTCGGGGACGCCCTCGAGACGGTGAGCTTCGTGCCGGGCACGGCGGGCAACTACCCCTGGAGCACCGAGATCGCGAGCGAGGCGGCCCTCGTCACGTCCGCGCGACTGCTGCGCCAGTACCACGACGTCGCGGCGACCTACCCGCGGGACGACGCGGTCGACGTCTGGTCGCAGGCCGAACGGCTGCCGGTCGAGACGATCGTGCACGGTGACTTCGCGCCGTACAACTGCGTGTACGACGGCATCGCCGCGGTCGGGCTCATCGACTTCGACACCGCGCACCCCGGGCCGCGCGTCTGGGACGTCGCGAGCGCGGTCTACCGCTTCGCGCCGTTCACCACCGGTCTCGTCGAGGGCAGTTCGGCGCCGGGACTCGACGAGCGCCTCGACCGCGCGGCGGAGTTCTGCCGCGCCTACGGGCTCGACGACCGCTCCCGCGGGGTGCTCGTCGAGACGATCACGGCCTCGCTCGTCGCCCTCGTCACGACGATGGAGACCGAAGCCGCCGCGGGGAACCCGAAGTTCCTCAGCGACCTCGAGCACGGGCACGCCGACCTGTACCGGGCCGACGTGGCGTGGATCGAGTCCCACGCGGACCTGATCCGCGCGGCCGTCACCGCCGACTGA